Proteins encoded by one window of Lathyrus oleraceus cultivar Zhongwan6 chromosome 1, CAAS_Psat_ZW6_1.0, whole genome shotgun sequence:
- the LOC127096215 gene encoding uncharacterized protein LOC127096215, protein MTNQGVPKDWKHFKTTILDKYFPSTLRIHKEFQLQQLRQGVMAVVEYAEKFEGMVSYSRKSVYAPDGKWKIDQFIFGLRGEISHSVSQREFNTYAELFRQCYVTENSLKKVREEREQFRVRQKDQGRPSRQFRPRPQPFKEKQVQHAKPTHPLQCQMSKRFNFERYA, encoded by the coding sequence ATGACTAATCAAGGAGTACCCAAGGATTGGAAACATTTTAAGACTACTATTCTGGACAAGTATTTTCCTAGCACTTTGAGAATTCATAAGGAGTTTCAATTACAACAGCTTAGGCAGGGTGTTATGGCAGTGGTTGAATATGCTGAAAAGTTTGAGGGCATGGTTTCTTACTCCAGGAAATCTGTGTATGCACCAGATGGGAAATGGAAGATTGATCAGTTTATATTTGGATTAAGGGGTGAAATCTCTCATAGTGTTTCTCAGAGGGAATTCAATACTTATGCAGAGCTATTTAGACAATGTTATGTAACTGAAAATAGTTTGAAGAAGGTTCGAGAGGAAAGGGAACAATTTAGAGTTCGCCAGAAGGACCAAGGGAGACCAAGTCGTCAGTTTAGGCCTAGACCTCAACCTTTCAAAGAAAAACAAGTGCAACATGCAAAACCTACCCACCCTCTTCAATGTCAAATGTCTAAGAGGTTTAATTTCGAGAGATATGCCTGA